A stretch of Sulfurimonas autotrophica DSM 16294 DNA encodes these proteins:
- a CDS encoding ABC transporter ATP-binding protein has translation MIKLHNLTCKYENNTVFENISLDINTHLSILGANGSGKSTLAKAICSLIDYEGEIFLEHKNTKALSLNEKAKLIAYIPAKLEIYDPDISVSEFVLLGRFAYKKSFFDYSEEDKNITKEMLEFLNIIHLSEHLVSQLSSGEQQLVLIAQALTQQSKIIIFDEPTANLDPHNSKIIASHIKELKARHTVILITHDLHLAASVNTPVLFIKNKSATYYEKDFFNDASLGQLYGVAFESLAVKYD, from the coding sequence ATGATTAAGCTTCACAACCTTACATGTAAGTATGAAAACAACACTGTTTTTGAAAACATCTCTTTGGATATAAACACACATCTGAGTATTCTCGGTGCGAACGGTTCGGGTAAAAGTACACTGGCAAAAGCAATTTGCTCTCTTATAGATTATGAAGGAGAAATATTTCTTGAGCATAAAAACACAAAAGCACTTTCGCTCAACGAAAAAGCAAAACTCATTGCTTATATTCCCGCAAAACTGGAAATTTATGACCCTGATATATCTGTCAGTGAATTTGTGCTTTTAGGCAGGTTTGCCTACAAAAAGAGTTTTTTTGACTACTCTGAGGAAGACAAAAACATTACAAAAGAGATGCTGGAGTTTTTAAATATTATACATTTGAGTGAACATCTTGTAAGTCAGCTCAGTTCCGGAGAACAACAGCTCGTTCTCATTGCACAAGCACTCACGCAGCAAAGCAAAATCATCATTTTTGACGAACCTACAGCTAACCTGGATCCTCACAACTCAAAAATAATCGCCTCTCATATAAAAGAGCTCAAAGCCAGACACACCGTCATACTCATCACCCATGACCTGCACCTCGCTGCTTCGGTTAATACGCCTGTTCTTTTTATAAAAAACAAATCGGCCACCTATTATGAAAAAGATTTCTTTAATGATGCCTCGCTGGGGCAGCTTTACGGCGTTGCATTTGAATCTTTGGCGGTGAAGTATGATTAG
- a CDS encoding ABC transporter substrate-binding protein: MSIKTLLLISLFILNLWANERVVSLSPSITEIIYGLHHGNALVATSSYSLYPKEAQKLPVIGGYQTPNIEKIIALCPTLVVGQTFNQNTLEQLKKFHIKTVMLTLKTLPDIQNSIKKLGEILHALKEAKKLNTNITNAITNTPKAKHPHSVMIVYGLKEDLRNGIYIAGHGIFFDDIIKVCGNTNAYTSHTTNQPVLNYENVIALNPQQIIILHSHATEPNVNIKQALQNWYALPTKAAKNKKISIIDEDYLHIPSQRVALTIKRLCGEMND, translated from the coding sequence ATGAGTATAAAAACACTTCTCCTTATCTCACTTTTTATACTCAACCTTTGGGCAAATGAGAGGGTTGTCTCTTTGAGCCCTTCTATTACCGAAATTATTTACGGTCTGCATCATGGCAATGCACTTGTTGCCACGAGCAGCTATTCGCTCTACCCCAAAGAGGCACAAAAGCTGCCTGTTATCGGAGGGTATCAAACTCCTAATATAGAAAAAATCATAGCACTTTGCCCTACTCTGGTTGTAGGACAGACTTTTAACCAAAACACTTTGGAGCAACTTAAAAAGTTTCATATAAAAACAGTTATGCTTACGCTAAAAACTCTGCCTGACATACAAAACTCTATAAAAAAACTGGGTGAAATTCTGCATGCACTAAAAGAGGCAAAAAAGCTCAATACAAACATAACTAACGCCATAACAAATACACCAAAAGCCAAACATCCGCACAGTGTAATGATAGTTTACGGGCTCAAAGAAGATTTGCGAAACGGTATCTATATAGCGGGGCATGGCATCTTTTTTGATGACATTATCAAAGTCTGCGGCAATACAAACGCTTACACCTCACACACAACAAACCAACCTGTTTTAAATTATGAGAATGTTATTGCTTTAAATCCTCAGCAAATCATTATTTTGCATTCTCATGCTACCGAACCAAACGTAAACATAAAACAAGCTTTGCAAAACTGGTATGCCCTGCCCACCAAAGCCGCAAAAAACAAAAAGATTTCTATTATTGATGAAGATTATCTGCATATTCCTTCACAAAGAGTTGCTCTTACCATAAAACGGCTCTGTGGGGAAATGAATGATTAA
- a CDS encoding FecCD family ABC transporter permease, whose translation MIRKLIWLLLVGVFLLSAFVGSVDLSPKNIFHVNSLDAKIFFDLRLPRVLFTFFAGAVLAISGLLFQTLFRNALMTPYTLGISSGAVLGAGIAIKLSLGTLLFGFAAISIFGFLGALFTVFLLLYLAQFLRQSHAESLLLLGIALSLFYSAVLMVIFYLGSAIQNDMLIRFTMGSLSVIGWQYPLIISIAAIILFVFIYMYRFELQLLSVSSEQAQLKGVNTKKVTLILLIVSSFAIGILVSISGPIGFVGLIVPHIVHKLYPVNISKRIIKTTLFGGLFLVLCDTISRTMQTQSELPIGIITAIIGGPFFIYLIMGTSKKP comes from the coding sequence ATGATTAGAAAACTTATTTGGCTTCTGTTAGTAGGTGTATTTTTACTCTCAGCCTTTGTCGGTTCTGTTGATTTGAGTCCGAAAAACATCTTCCATGTAAACTCTTTAGATGCAAAAATTTTCTTTGATTTGCGTCTTCCTCGGGTACTTTTTACCTTCTTTGCAGGTGCTGTTTTGGCAATCAGCGGACTATTGTTTCAGACACTTTTTAGAAATGCTTTGATGACTCCTTATACGTTGGGAATATCAAGCGGAGCGGTTTTGGGTGCAGGTATTGCTATAAAACTCTCACTCGGCACGCTTCTTTTTGGTTTTGCCGCCATCTCTATTTTTGGTTTTTTGGGCGCTTTGTTCACTGTCTTTTTACTGCTCTATCTCGCCCAGTTCTTACGTCAAAGTCATGCGGAGTCTCTTTTACTTTTGGGTATTGCGCTTTCTCTTTTTTACAGTGCCGTTTTGATGGTCATTTTTTACCTCGGCAGTGCTATACAAAATGACATGCTCATACGTTTTACTATGGGTTCTCTCTCCGTCATCGGCTGGCAATATCCTCTTATAATCAGCATTGCAGCCATCATACTCTTTGTATTTATTTACATGTACAGGTTTGAATTGCAGCTTTTAAGTGTTTCCTCAGAGCAGGCACAGCTCAAAGGTGTAAATACAAAAAAAGTTACCCTGATTTTACTCATTGTTTCCTCTTTTGCCATCGGTATTCTTGTCAGTATCAGCGGTCCTATTGGTTTTGTCGGGCTTATTGTTCCGCACATTGTGCACAAACTCTACCCTGTGAATATCAGCAAAAGAATTATAAAAACAACTCTGTTTGGCGGCCTTTTTTTGGTACTGTGTGATACAATTTCACGAACGATGCAGACACAAAGTGAACTGCCTATCGGCATTATTACAGCCATTATTGGCGGGCCGTTTTTTATCTATCTTATCATGGGCACTTCTAAAAAACCCTAA